The Tachysurus fulvidraco isolate hzauxx_2018 chromosome 26, HZAU_PFXX_2.0, whole genome shotgun sequence genome segment CCTGAATCATATATGTACTCATGCATTCCGTTCAGTAACTGAAAAGTATCTCCATCCCAGGAGGACATTTTTCCTGTATGTCTGGAGTTGACTGTAGGTTCTGAATGGTATATATTTGGCATCAAAGTTTCCAAAAGCTCTGCATTTCTCAGTCTTCCAACAAAATGTAATCCACCTTTATAGTTTAATACAGCCCTAtgtttcaaataataataagtagattGTGTCTATGTAGCAAACAGGCACTTATCTGTAGGGCCTGTAGGTTATAGGTAGGTCTACTGCAAGTACATTTAAACGTACATTTGACTTGAGTGCCATTAGAATAACTGTGGCATTAAACAGTTTATATCTGATGTTGAAGgctagactaaaaaaaaaacaattaaaaacagttAGAATTAAGTCTAGGCATTGCATTTTTGACCAATATGCCATACAGAACCTGAAAATACTAAGGCCATGTGGTAATACTGCCATTCTTTTAACACATGCACAGGCaaatggttagggttagggttcaaacatataattatttaatatttactgaTATCTGTACTGTTACGGTTAAGAAATGTTTGCAGTCAGTTCAACAATTTCACTATTGAAAGCAGTCGTGTATTGACCCAAACCCAAGGTGAAAACATATGTTGTACTCAATATACAatatctgtatactgtatatacacaacatattTGTCTTGTGTTTCTGCACCATGGACCAGGAAATATCTATATGAATGCCCAATgatattaacatattaatatGGTATGATTAAAAGTAAATGTCACAGTGTGTTAAACAATAGATGGGAAGATTTGTCCCATGATGCAGAGATGTCAGGTGCAGGTGATTGATAAAAGTACCAAAGTACCCTCAATGCCTCTCTAAATCATTAGAATCGTTAGTTTGGAGGGAGAGGTAGAGAAaggtagagagaaagaaagaaagacacattGTACACGATGAGTAAAGACACGTTGTGCTTACTGGAGTTCTACTCAAAGCCCAGTCAGCACGTGTCTGTGAATAATGAAGGcttggccgtgtgtgtgtgagtgtctgtgttagtgaggCATTCTGGGTAACACAGGCAAACGCAGGAGTCCCTTCAGTACCTTCAGAATCTTTAGACATGTAGAGGGAAAGCTTGGTGCCATAGGGGATCCGAATACAATCTGGACCAGGGGACGGAAAAAAGCATTACACCAACCCATATCACACACATTATTCAAActgagaaagaacaaaagacgCATTTCGTtaaaacacacaagcatacactcCACCACAATGCAGACACTGACAAGAGAAGAACATACTGTCCAATGtgtgaaaataatgaatgacGAACACACAAGCATCAAAATTCACTGATTAAAATTTCCCCATGCTTTTGTTGACAGTGAAACATGAATGAAACAAGACATACCGTCTCCAAGAGGTGAGGGGAAAATGGGCATCTCATAGCCTGTTGGAGTCTGAGGAGAACTCTGGGAACTGGTGTCTCTAGAGCTACAGTTGGAGGCAGAGTTTACTGGAGCTGATGATATGAAGTAAATGTCAGACTAGAGGggcaaaacaaacaagcaatcAATAGAGCGGCATATGATGTCAGCAATGTCAGCATTTACTATTGATCATCATCACTCGGTGCACACCGATTATTATAGCTAATCTAATGTAAAACAGTCATTATAACTGATCTATCTGATTTGTGTCATAGAATGTGCTAGATAGTAATTAAAtctaacaaataaaatagaaaaatatagaTTACATGGACTTCACAGTGACATTCATGACGCAGTTAATGGGCGCATTAGTAAATTCTGCATTGATAAATTAATGTAAGgcaatgtatatataattatttctttttaagtaGACTACAGATTTCGAGTTGGTCTATCACTATTACACTCACCCTAGATGCAATCAGATGAAGTTCTGGGACTACAGCAGTGTAAACCAAGTTTCCATTGACCACCAGTCGGATCTCTATGGAGTCAGTGGTGAAGGCCAGAATGTAGGGGAAtgcacacactggaacacaggAAGGGACATGGCACAGAGATCACTAAATCGTTCCGATAATGAATGCATAAGAAAGTAAGCGATATTGTAGCATGGGGGATATACAACACTGTCCGTCTCTGGAAGCATAAAAATGACGTAAAACCCTATGAAGAGACGTAATAAATTTCAGTCGCTTACCAATACCATTCGGCATTTGATTCCAGCTGAAGTGAAAGTCTGAAGAGTTGGGCTGAATCATAGGTGTGGCCCCATTGAATGGACACACCTTCTTATAGGCGCAGAGATCTGCAAGTAAGTAACTAGAAGGTATTAGAAATGGAAACATTCATCTTCTTAATGTTGTCATTCATgatatgattcattcattcagctgCTAATGTAAGTCCATATCAAAAACTGACATCTCTTGACTGACATTTGGATAAGTATTCAGGCCCTTGGCTATGGCACTACAAACTGAGCATCCTGTTtgctttgattattttgttttgggAAGTTGGACAGAGTCCATTTTGGCACATTAAAATGACCGTGCGTATATTGTCCTATGAGTAACAGTGCATGTCCAAGTAACCCTGCAAAGATGTCTAGAATCAAACTGTGTTTAGACATAGATCTGGGCATTGAAGGGTATTAAACAATTTCCAAAATGTTAAATTGTCCCAGGTGTACAGTCATCATGTGAACTAGAAAATGTTTGGAACGACCGAAATCTTTCCTAGAGTTGGACATCAGCCAAAAGGCAATAACTCAGCTAGAAGGGTATGGGACAGAGGGGTGACCAAGCACATAACCTCAGACTGGGGCAAAGGATCATCTTTCACCATGACAACTACCCAAAGCTTAGAGCCAATTCAGTGTTAGCATAGCTTTAGCATAAGTCTCTAAATGTCCGTATGTGGATCAGCCGAAGAATAGAGTTGAGCACACTCCCCATctgccaaaaataaataaataaatgcaggaaCTGATCAAATGCAGGTGTGTAAAGCCTGGAGAATTTTACTGAAAAGTTTCAGATTCAGTTGATATTTAAAAATTCACTGTTCACTTAGCCATTACGAGTTAACATGTGCAGATTTATGACAAAACAGCAATTGCAAtcctttataaaataaaactagaacatgaaatgtgcaaattaaaAGCGCTGAACATTTTCTTAAGTCAATTTTTTTGGGCTCCTCAAACCTCCTTGTTTGCCAGATATTTCTTGTTCATCCTGGATCCATTGCTTAATCAGCTAGGCAAGAACTACACAAACAGCCAAcaacatgatgtaaaagaaaacatggcCAGTCCAACTTCTTCCATGGCCAAGTTGTTTTGTTCACATTGTAGTTCTCAGCAGTAGACAGGCTTCTGCACAGGCactttttcagttatttttgcTTTAGTAGCTCTTTTGTTGGATTGGACCAGAAAAGCTAGCCTTTGCGGCACAAACATGCTCATTGGTAAGTCTTGGGTGTCTGCAACCCTGTTGCTGGTTCAGTGGTTTTCATTTCTTCAACCACTTTtggtaattcagccacatttgAGGGTTTCCGAGCATGAACCGACTTTTttaggtcatgccacagcatctcaataggattcaggtcaggactttgactcggccactcCAATGTCTTCATCGGCAAATCGGAGACGAGCCTTTACAGTATGTTCTTTTTGCCCGTCTAGGAACTCTgtcatgcaggccatttttgcccagtctctttcttatggtggagttaTGAACAATGACCTTatctgaggcaagtgaggcctgcagttctttggatgttgttgctgggtcttttgtgacatcttggatgagtcaccactgcgctcttggggtaattttggtcggccggcCACTCCTGAGAAGGTTCatcactgttccatgtttttgccatttgtggataatggctctcactgtggtcccaaagctttagaaatggctttataaccttttttatgatttgttccTAAATTTCTTTGActctcagcatgatgtgtatattttgaggatcttttggtcttcactttgtcagtcaggtcttatttaagtgatttcttgattgcgaacaggtgtggcagtaatcaagcctgggtgtggctagagaaattaaactcaggtgtgataaaatacataataaattatgtttaacaaaggggggcaaacactttttcacacagggccatgtgggtttggattttgttttcccttaataataaaaaccttcacttaaaatctgcatgttgtgtttaattgtgttatctttgactaatatttaaatttgtttgatgatctgaaacattacagTGTGAGAAaggtgcaaaaaaattaaataaatcaggaagggggcaaacactttttcacaccactgtactcTTCACAAACGTCATTCAAACAGCCGATATTCTTAAATAGTTAAGAATTCTACTCCTTCACGTGTATTCTCACAGCACTTGTGTTTTAAGCAAGTATATTATTTAAAGTCAGATATAAAGCCAAATTTTAGTGATGTAAACGTAGTTGTAGATTATTgcattattagtattattagtagtaatagtaatagtagtgttattattataattgtgaTCATTTCATGGCAGTGAACTCAGACACTGACTGTTATAGCAGAGCAGTAACCCAGCCTCTCCATCTTCATACACGTCTATAGCCGCTACAAAATTTACCTGCAAACAAACACGTCAGACAATCAGCCATGTGCCAGCTGACACGCTGTACATATGTacacatgtgtatatgtgtgtgtgctgctgacCCGATTGGACTCCACATGGTGCAGCCTGTAGGCATCCCCTGTGCTCTCATTGATCAGGTCAAACTGGTGTTTGTATGCCACGCAGATCATGTGATCATTCTCTCCTGTTGGCCCATCGATCAGCGCCATGACAACCGGAGAATCACACAAGCAGATTTCCTGTGTCGCACACAGACAGGGAACACAAACAATGGTTTCCTGTAATTCCTGCACAGCGTGGCATATTTCGTTCAGCTTCGCCAGACATGAAGATTTGCTAACAGACGTCGATGTTGGCTTTCAAGAAAGCAGTCTAGACAACAATACACAACAAATGATAACAGTTATGGGTTACGTGTGAACTGCCGAAAATTTAGTTTTTAGTTCTGATTCCTTTGGGAAGTTTTGACGTCTCTAACGGTCTAGTGAGCAGTTCACTAGGACTGAAGGGTTTTGCCTTTCCATACCATACTATTTCACTAGTGAGCCTGCTGTGTTAGCTAAAGTCCACTAACACTGGGGCCGCAGGTCTAGGGCTGGATCCCCCTCCACATACAAGACCCCTCGTTCATTTGTAAGACGCAATGCAGTCAGTGTTTCCATCATCTGGACGCTGAATCTAGAAGCTTGCGTCATGAATCAACCCAGGATTTCTGGCCAACATAATATCAATCATATTTTATGAATCAATCAGGAAGCGTCTTTGTTTTTCCAAGCAAGCGCTGACCTGGTGAGAGCTCAAAAGGCTTCCAGGGAATGGCTGTATGGAGTTGggatttaatgtaaataatgggTTTTCTGACTTTTTGGAAGGTCTAGACATGTTTGTGCATGCACACAAACGGTTATTTTTACCTGTCCTTCTGGTTATCAGGCTGAAACATTGCACGGTATACAATTTAAGCAAACTTGATTAGTATACAGCACATTTTCATCCTCTCCTACCCGGATATACTGGAACTCCTCAATAGGGGAATCACTCGTTCCTATGCTTGTGCTGACGCAGCTGAGGCAGTCGAGTCGAGGGTGTTTCCTTGTTATTAGGAGGAGCTTGTTCCTAATTGCTGCCACGATGCGTAGCTCCACTCCATGGTGGGTGTTTATGGAATACAAATGGCAACCTAAAGTGACAGAACCAGCAAAAACCAAGGAGAAAAGGATTACGAGTGCCCATGATAATAAGATGTTTTGTAAACAATACTGTGAATAAATGATGCTAATGCTGCATTAACCCAACAGACCCCTGACCTGAAGGATACTTAAAGTCAAATACTGTCAAATTTTCATATCCTGGGTGCCTCTGATGCTATTTGACATAAGAAGATaacaaatgacagaattttctATTTAACCACTAAGAACATGACTCATGGCTTGATTTCACACCTTAAAAGTTTATACATTGGTTTGTACAGACGAAGTCTCTTATACCCTTGGTTTTTTCCAGTTTGTTCTCTCTGCTGTCACATTTGGTGCGCACGAGTTGCCGCTCCTCTATTCCTCGCTTGAGAGCGCTCAGTTTGTACACGTAGAGACGAGCGTCTTTCCCTGAAAATCAAGCGACATCACGTGCAGGTTATAGCGTTTTATACCGCATCGCTTTCGCAACATGCAACAAGCTGTTTTTATGTCAATTTGATGTTGATTGTAGAAGACACACTGCTGTCATGTTTTGAGCCCAACACAGCCAGGCAATAAATCAAGGCACAGTGGTTCCTCGTTACAGAAAGCTCAATTGATTTTCTTCAATTTGAAGAGCAGGTCTGTTGATTATCACTTAATACTCAACATACCAAAACACGTACCGCAATTCTGCACTGAATCACAATTATTTATGCTCAGTCGATACACGCTGGCTTTTTAAGTAAACCTGTATAAATTATACTAACTACGTTTTCTTGTCTTCCTAAGATATCCCTAATGAAATTGTAGGTTCTGTAAACAGGAAGTTGGCAGGAATTGGGGTTTTACTAGCACCATTACTAAAGAGAACTTTTACTCCTGTCCCTCTAATAAGCTTGTAAAAAATATAGtaaacctttgtgtgtgtgtgtgtgtgtgtgtgtgtgtgtgtgtgtgtgtgtgtgtgtgtgtgtgtaggcctgtgtttgtgtgtgtgtgtgtatgagcatctTAACACCTAGTCAacctttcttacacacacacaaacacatgcctacacacacacacacacaaacacatgcctacacacaaacacagatgtatacacaaacacacacacaaacacaggtgtgtagactcacacacacacaaaaacacaggcatacacaaacacatacacacaaacacaggtgtgtagactcacacacacacaaaaacacaggcatacacaaacacatacacacaaacacaggtgtgtacacacacacacacacatgcgtacatacacaatcacacatatacagtacacacacaaacacaggcctacacacacacacacacacacacaaacactgatgtatacacaaacacacacacaaacacaggcctacacacacacaaaaaaaataacacaggcatacacaatcacatacacacaaacacaggtgtgtgtatacacacacacacacagatgtgtacacacaatcacacatatacacacaaaaaacacaaacacgcacacacacctttatcagcCCTCGTAATGAGGAGATCTTGTGGTTCGAGAACATGCATTTGTTTGACGGACAGAGTCTTATCGATCACTTGAACCGGAGGCAGGGATGGAGAGTCTGCGTTGGCATGGAAAATAACACAACAAATAGTTATCTCTTAGCAAAGAGACAAAAAACCACAAATCATCCCGTATTAGAAACGGTCCTTTGATTTCATCCGTATTCTCTTCATATGCAATATTTATTGCTGAGTTGAACATAATCTTTTATTCAAACTGTTATGTATTACAATTCATTAGTAATGAAATATTCAGCTTTTTAATTCACCTGCACTTATGATATCTTACCTGCAGTGGAAAGCAAGGGATCTGAGGCtacaaaaaaaccacacacacacacacacacacacacacacaagaagcaAGATTAATAAATTAGATGTCACCTATTTAGATTTAACCTGGATTCTTCAACCTATTTAATATTACTACACAATGACATCTGTACAcatctacatactgtatattctcacACATTCTACATTTTTACAGAATTCATATCCTGGTTAATAACtacaatgacattttatttccatctcCAATGAAAGCAGTTCttggtttattcatttatgCTTCAGACATCAGTCCTGGTGTATTTAGGGCTGTGTTTaagtaatactgtaatactgagTTAGAATGAGAAAGTGTTGACACTCCCTTGTCGGCTAGGAATGGCTCATTGTTCAGGATGAGGAAATGTGTTATGCTACATTTTCAGCATGTGCACCAATGGTGACTGATAATGAGATTTCCTTACCCTCTAACAGCATGACCCCGGCTGAGTCAGTGGCTACTAATAACGACTGTCCCCAGGAATCGCCACAGACGATTTCATGTGCAAAGCTACTGCAGAACGACTGAGACTCCCACGGCTGGGAACGGATAGAAAGCCAGTGACGGATCTTAATGTGGGTTTTGAATTTGTGCTCAAATGCAATAACGACTGTATTAGAAAATAATATTGCAAAGATTGTTTACATTGATaccattgcacacacacacacacacgcacacatacacacacacccacgcacacatacacacacaaccacacacacacaccttccagcATATCTTCACTTGTTGAACACAATTATGCCTGTAACTTTATCCAAAAAAAGGTGCATTTAAGcaatttttatgcattttgatTGACTGTGCTATGTGCTTCACTGTACTGCAAACTGGATATCCTTCTTACAGTAATTTTAAGATttcaattgaattttatttatatagtgctttacagaacataaaaggtttatgtacatttattaGAATTTGTCCCTAAGCATCTATTCTGAACAGGGTGTTATAAAGGAGCGATCACACTTCTACAGTTTCTACCAGTTCCTGATCTTACCTCTTTCCTGCAAAGACCCGTGTTTACTAGACTAGTAGGCGCGTCTCCTCTCACTATGGTCTTCAACTTCAGTGCCTAGTCAATCACAGAAAAACATAAATTGCCAAATCATTCAATTTTCCAACAGacactttgtttgttttctgtgtttcttcACTGGGTTTCGAGCTTGGAATTTTAAGTCATTTATGAACAATAATTGCAGGAGGGTTTAAAGCTCTGTGATCCTTGGTAGTAGAGGTCTttacgggtccacttagatccgaaaacccgaggtccgacccgagcgggttcgggtctaaatgttttacgtgtgcctcggacacgggtcgggtataataatagcggcatcgagTCTCAGGTCATTTAaaacgaatgtgtttttaccgaatgaacccgagaagacccgaactactatatctcgtgtgtgtgcatcgactcgagtccttttccaacctctcctctgtttgccaagaccgcttgcgacatgtggctggttactttagtgtagagttatgcaacattcggctccagtcgggttaaaaaaaaaaatgcatgtcgtgttcgggtaaaaagtgattcgggtcacttcgggtcgggtacatttctttagacccgagaagacctctacttggTAGTATGCGTACATTACCTGCCCTATCCGGACAAACTCGGCCTGGCGTGCCTCTTCCTTCTTGCGGGCCGACTTGGGTGATTCAGGCAGCACGTCACTGAAGGAGCGACGGTTTAACATGTTCTGTGGAGAAAACGGAACCTACAGGAGCAGTAATacggaaaacacacacacacacacacacacgcacacacacacaaatacgggTCTTAGAGAAGGAccccagaaaaaaaagcagaaatccAGAACAGGGCAGTAGAAGGCATGCAGGAGGCATTAAAGCAGGCACTGGGTAATAACCTGCTATTAGCATTTTAACAGCATTAAAAGTTTACCACAGTTAAAACTCATAAACCCAGAGGCAGTGGCTAAACCCCAGGAGTGGAATGCTATAGGCTTTTACAGTATAATtgcttttttataataattttttcagCTGGAATCAGCCATAATAATATGAAGACAACaaaacatgaattaaaaatgcATGAAGACTAATATAATGTAacgctttaataataataaagcaccaCAAAAAATGTAACTTAAAGAGCTACATATCTGATAAAGCAATATgtctataataatattaaccGTCATCATCGTCTTCATCGCATTATCATATGTCTAaaactgtttattctttttttttcacaaattaCTGAACATAATATTCTAAATAATATTGAACCAATCACTCATTTCTGACACTCCTAAGTAGAGGGAAAATTACAGTGAGAGCAGGATACAGCAGTGAAATGTGACAGAGGAAGGGTGAGAGAAAAGTGAGCTTTTTGGCAGGATAATGAAGAgctagaaacaaaataaagaatgcacagagagagagagagagagagagagagagagagagagagagagagagagcattgttAATTAGCTGCTAATTGGTGCATGTACCTTGTGCAGGTCTGGCATGAGGTCCTGATACAGGGATCTAATCAGCATGTCAAGAGTCCGCTGACGTTTCTGAGCAAAAGTGGGTGTCTCAAGTGTGGCTTTCTCTCCATTTATTACTAGGGATGGAAGAACAAAGGGCCACAAATAATGAGAGACACATTAAAGGAAACCTTGATGTGCTTTAATGATTCTGGTGCTAAATCTTTATATAATAGAAGCTTTTTATATAAAGATCGGACTACATTACTAGCTACATTACAAACAAAGTCAGTATACATGttcaaaatgaagaagaagaaggaaaaaagaagagtaGACTAACATTTGACTAGTAAAAAGTCCCTGAACTCCTGGTGGTCTGTAAATACTGGCGGCGATGGAAGAGGAGGTCCGAACAACGGCACGCTCTCTTCCGAGAAAATCTTCAACCTGCAAACggtgaattattttattaaatagttCTGTGCAGATAATCTTTAGGCT includes the following:
- the garnl3 gene encoding GTPase-activating Rap/Ran-GAP domain-like protein 3 isoform X1, translating into MCFLACWDLFWVFTHMSDLSSASEDLGCRRGEFSRKHYGSVELLISSDADGAIQRAGRFRVENGSLDENMDYTPGTWRRTDVHLENPEYHTRWFFKYFLGKVHQNYVGVDAEKNPFYLSVVLSDQNNQRVPQYRAILWRKSGTLKISLPYSPTKTLSVKSILSAMNMERFEKGPREILNPEIQKDLLVLEEQEGSVNFKFGVLYAKDGQLTDDEMFSNETGSENFDKFLNLLGDTICLQGWAGYRGGLDTKNDTTGIHSIYTVYQGHELMFHVSTMLPYSKENKQQVERKRHIGNDIVTIVFQEGDDASPSFKPSMIRSHFTHIFALVRYNSQNDSYRLKIFSEESVPLFGPPLPSPPVFTDHQEFRDFLLVKLINGEKATLETPTFAQKRQRTLDMLIRSLYQDLMPDLHKVPFSPQNMLNRRSFSDVLPESPKSARKKEEARQAEFVRIGQALKLKTIVRGDAPTSLVNTGLCRKEPWESQSFCSSFAHEIVCGDSWGQSLLVATDSAGVMLLEASDPLLSTADSPSLPPVQVIDKTLSVKQMHVLEPQDLLITRADKGKDARLYVYKLSALKRGIEERQLVRTKCDSRENKLEKTKGCHLYSINTHHGVELRIVAAIRNKLLLITRKHPRLDCLSCVSTSIGTSDSPIEEFQYIREICLCDSPVVMALIDGPTGENDHMICVAYKHQFDLINESTGDAYRLHHVESNRVNFVAAIDVYEDGEAGLLLCYNNLCAYKKVCPFNGATPMIQPNSSDFHFSWNQMPNGIVCAFPYILAFTTDSIEIRLVVNGNLVYTAVVPELHLIASRSDIYFISSAPVNSASNCSSRDTSSQSSPQTPTGYEMPIFPSPLGDDCIRIPYGTKLSLYMSKDSEGEAPSKHIYKIPLSNLVGRSIERPLKSPLVSKMLMGAAPGVIGPTTVISTTPSLSMSRMEIKEIASRTRKELLGLAEEPSTKSDSGSTKQRKTSRKTKEEEKRRPAGIASTEQVGLECVDGDIDIQRHCSSGSEAEPHEGSPPLTSTLTLSASFEEEILDLK
- the garnl3 gene encoding GTPase-activating Rap/Ran-GAP domain-like protein 3 isoform X3, producing the protein MCFLACWDLFWVFTHMSDLSSASEDLGCRRGEFSRKHYGSVELLISSDADGAIQRAGRFRVENGSLDENMDYTPGTWRRTDVHLENPEYHTRWFFKYFLGKVHQNYVGVDAEKNPFYLSVVLSDQNNQRVPQYRAILWRKSGTLKISLPYSPTKTLSVKSILSAMNMERFEKGPREILNPEIQKDLLVLEEQEGSVNFKFGVLYAKDGQLTDDEMFSNETGSENFDKFLNLLGDTICLQGWAGYRGGLDTKNDTTGIHSIYTVYQGHELMFHVSTMLPYSKENKQQVERKRHIGNDIVTIVFQEGDDASPSFKPSMIRSHFTHIFALVRYNSQNDSYRLKIFSEESVPLFGPPLPSPPVFTDHQEFRDFLLVKLINGEKATLETPTFAQKRQRTLDMLIRSLYQDLMPDLHKNMLNRRSFSDVLPESPKSARKKEEARQAEFVRIGQALKLKTIVRGDAPTSLVNTGLCRKEPWESQSFCSSFAHEIVCGDSWGQSLLVATDSAGVMLLEASDPLLSTADSPSLPPVQVIDKTLSVKQMHVLEPQDLLITRADKGKDARLYVYKLSALKRGIEERQLVRTKCDSRENKLEKTKGCHLYSINTHHGVELRIVAAIRNKLLLITRKHPRLDCLSCVSTSIGTSDSPIEEFQYIREICLCDSPVVMALIDGPTGENDHMICVAYKHQFDLINESTGDAYRLHHVESNRVNFVAAIDVYEDGEAGLLLCYNNLCAYKKVCPFNGATPMIQPNSSDFHFSWNQMPNGIVCAFPYILAFTTDSIEIRLVVNGNLVYTAVVPELHLIASRSDIYFISSAPVNSASNCSSRDTSSQSSPQTPTGYEMPIFPSPLGDDCIRIPYGTKLSLYMSKDSEGEAPSKHIYKIPLSNLVGRSIERPLKSPLVSKMLMGAAPGVIGPTTVISTTPSLSMSRMEIKEIASRTRKELLGLAEEPSTKSDSGSTKQRKTSRKTKEEEKRRPAGIASTEQVGLECVDGDIDIQRHCSSGSEAEPHEGSPPLTSTLTLSASFEEEILDLK
- the garnl3 gene encoding GTPase-activating Rap/Ran-GAP domain-like protein 3 isoform X2, translated to MNSDINMYLGREKAGLMRKRALLLRKGCSFEITSSASEDLGCRRGEFSRKHYGSVELLISSDADGAIQRAGRFRVENGSLDENMDYTPGTWRRTDVHLENPEYHTRWFFKYFLGKVHQNYVGVDAEKNPFYLSVVLSDQNNQRVPQYRAILWRKSGTLKISLPYSPTKTLSVKSILSAMNMERFEKGPREILNPEIQKDLLVLEEQEGSVNFKFGVLYAKDGQLTDDEMFSNETGSENFDKFLNLLGDTICLQGWAGYRGGLDTKNDTTGIHSIYTVYQGHELMFHVSTMLPYSKENKQQVERKRHIGNDIVTIVFQEGDDASPSFKPSMIRSHFTHIFALVRYNSQNDSYRLKIFSEESVPLFGPPLPSPPVFTDHQEFRDFLLVKLINGEKATLETPTFAQKRQRTLDMLIRSLYQDLMPDLHKVPFSPQNMLNRRSFSDVLPESPKSARKKEEARQAEFVRIGQALKLKTIVRGDAPTSLVNTGLCRKEPWESQSFCSSFAHEIVCGDSWGQSLLVATDSAGVMLLEASDPLLSTADSPSLPPVQVIDKTLSVKQMHVLEPQDLLITRADKGKDARLYVYKLSALKRGIEERQLVRTKCDSRENKLEKTKGCHLYSINTHHGVELRIVAAIRNKLLLITRKHPRLDCLSCVSTSIGTSDSPIEEFQYIREICLCDSPVVMALIDGPTGENDHMICVAYKHQFDLINESTGDAYRLHHVESNRVNFVAAIDVYEDGEAGLLLCYNNLCAYKKVCPFNGATPMIQPNSSDFHFSWNQMPNGIVCAFPYILAFTTDSIEIRLVVNGNLVYTAVVPELHLIASRSDIYFISSAPVNSASNCSSRDTSSQSSPQTPTGYEMPIFPSPLGDDCIRIPYGTKLSLYMSKDSEGEAPSKHIYKIPLSNLVGRSIERPLKSPLVSKMLMGAAPGVIGPTTVISTTPSLSMSRMEIKEIASRTRKELLGLAEEPSTKSDSGSTKQRKTSRKTKEEEKRRPAGIASTEQVGLECVDGDIDIQRHCSSGSEAEPHEGSPPLTSTLTLSASFEEEILDLK
- the garnl3 gene encoding GTPase-activating Rap/Ran-GAP domain-like protein 3 isoform X4 gives rise to the protein MNSDINMYLGREKAGLMRKRALLLRKGCSFEITSSASEDLGCRRGEFSRKHYGSVELLISSDADGAIQRAGRFRVENGSLDENMDYTPGTWRRTDVHLENPEYHTRWFFKYFLGKVHQNYVGVDAEKNPFYLSVVLSDQNNQRVPQYRAILWRKSGTLKISLPYSPTKTLSVKSILSAMNMERFEKGPREILNPEIQKDLLVLEEQEGSVNFKFGVLYAKDGQLTDDEMFSNETGSENFDKFLNLLGDTICLQGWAGYRGGLDTKNDTTGIHSIYTVYQGHELMFHVSTMLPYSKENKQQVERKRHIGNDIVTIVFQEGDDASPSFKPSMIRSHFTHIFALVRYNSQNDSYRLKIFSEESVPLFGPPLPSPPVFTDHQEFRDFLLVKLINGEKATLETPTFAQKRQRTLDMLIRSLYQDLMPDLHKNMLNRRSFSDVLPESPKSARKKEEARQAEFVRIGQALKLKTIVRGDAPTSLVNTGLCRKEPWESQSFCSSFAHEIVCGDSWGQSLLVATDSAGVMLLEASDPLLSTADSPSLPPVQVIDKTLSVKQMHVLEPQDLLITRADKGKDARLYVYKLSALKRGIEERQLVRTKCDSRENKLEKTKGCHLYSINTHHGVELRIVAAIRNKLLLITRKHPRLDCLSCVSTSIGTSDSPIEEFQYIREICLCDSPVVMALIDGPTGENDHMICVAYKHQFDLINESTGDAYRLHHVESNRVNFVAAIDVYEDGEAGLLLCYNNLCAYKKVCPFNGATPMIQPNSSDFHFSWNQMPNGIVCAFPYILAFTTDSIEIRLVVNGNLVYTAVVPELHLIASRSDIYFISSAPVNSASNCSSRDTSSQSSPQTPTGYEMPIFPSPLGDDCIRIPYGTKLSLYMSKDSEGEAPSKHIYKIPLSNLVGRSIERPLKSPLVSKMLMGAAPGVIGPTTVISTTPSLSMSRMEIKEIASRTRKELLGLAEEPSTKSDSGSTKQRKTSRKTKEEEKRRPAGIASTEQVGLECVDGDIDIQRHCSSGSEAEPHEGSPPLTSTLTLSASFEEEILDLK